From the genome of Ptychodera flava strain L36383 chromosome 20, AS_Pfla_20210202, whole genome shotgun sequence, one region includes:
- the LOC139120287 gene encoding uncharacterized protein, whose product MLRVSDNTEVMVDISPSLTRRHLSASGRSRIHSGEARSLPNSPFIQRRVGTPSPSKKDGDALELPLLSVTKQMDRRHQGEEIGDSSPTSAQETSPRYEPRHNDTDSHSLSPFVSPSLRRKVLRKRNGLAVQLPYGDGETSDESRASGSPRMLSPASSIQETCITLETVFSNVENKPLGPASPMIQRRVRQDNFLPRTDNDYTKFDVGHIISRPRSLMSSPMSSPMQSPGLSRRVIDSHKAAPPSEPAVHELTLENVKAFETIANDNRLGLEDNTGTGSSDRQYLHNADLHRHNNPEHDAHRSRRHQHSTITAKLTVGNLTTAPVLQVPGEGAPNKSTGGGVVITDLQRGQAADDEQDGEESAAIRRCQEWLTGVHVSPTTAT is encoded by the coding sequence ATGCTGCGTGTCAGTGACAACACAGAAGTCATGGTCGATATATCTCCGTCGCTCACGAGGCGCCATTTAAGTGCCTCTGGCCGCAGTCGGATACACAGCGGCGAGGCTAGAAGTCTGCCGAATTCGCCATTCATACAGAGGAGAGTCGGGACACCGTCGCCGTCGAAAAAGGACGGGGACGCCCTGGAACTACCGCTGCTCAGCGTTACGAAACAAATGGACAGGCGTCACCAGGGCGAAGAAATCGGCGACAGCTCGCCGACAAGTGCGCAGGAAACGTCACCGAGGTATGAACCGCGCCACAACGACACGGACAGTCACTCCCTCTCCCCGTTCGTGTCGCCGTCCCTACGACGGAAGGTTTTGAGGAAGCGAAATGGCCTTGCCGTGCAGCTGCCGTACGGGGACGGTGAAACATCCGACGAGAGTAGAGCGAGCGGAAGTCCACGCATGCTCAGTCCGGCATCCTCGATACAAGAAACTTGCATTACTCTCGAAACGGTGTTTTcgaatgttgaaaataaaccGCTTGGTCCCGCATCGCCCATGATACAAAGGAGAGTCCGTCAAGATAACTTTCTGCCCAGGACAGATAATGattatacaaaatttgatgTTGGACACATTATTTCAAGGCCTCGAAGTCTGATGTCGAGTCCAATGAGTTCGCCGATGCAGAGTCCAGGTTTGAGTCGTCGAGTTATTGACTCTCACAAAGCGGCGCCGCCAAGCGAACCGGCTGTTCATGAACTTACGCTTGAGAATGTGAAAGCCTTTGAGACCATTGCTAATGACAACCGTTTGGGCTTGGAAGATAACACGGGAACCGGGTCATCAGATCGCCAGTATCTTCACAATGCCGATTTACATCGCCATAACAACCCCGAGCATGACGCTCACCGAAGCCGGCGACACCAACACTCGACAATCACGGCCAAGTTGACCGTGGGAAACCTGACTACCGCGCCGGTTCTACAAGTCCCCGGGGAAGGTGCGCCTAACAAGTCGACGGGAGGCGGTGTCGTCATCACCGACCTCCAGCGTGGGCAAGCTGCCGATGACGAGCAAGACGGCGAGGAGTCCGCCGCGATAAGACGGTGTCAAGAATGGCTTACCGGCGTGCACGTCTCACCGACTACGGCAACGTGA